The following proteins are co-located in the Legionella busanensis genome:
- a CDS encoding GNAT family N-acetyltransferase produces MSISIQKVNSPTELKECLAIRKKVFIEGQKVPLNEEVDGKDKESTHYLLTINQIPAGVARVRYLHNIAKIERVAILPNYQGQGLGKHLMQFIIADLKQDKNITIAKLGSQSHAILFYEKLGFTVYGQEYMDAGIPHKDMMLNLK; encoded by the coding sequence ATGTCTATTTCTATTCAGAAAGTCAATTCGCCAACTGAGTTAAAAGAATGCTTAGCCATTCGTAAAAAAGTATTTATTGAAGGCCAAAAAGTTCCTCTGAATGAGGAGGTTGATGGAAAAGATAAGGAAAGTACTCATTACCTCTTAACTATAAACCAAATTCCAGCCGGCGTGGCGAGAGTTCGCTATTTGCATAATATTGCCAAAATTGAGCGAGTTGCAATTTTACCAAACTACCAAGGCCAAGGGTTAGGCAAACACCTTATGCAATTTATTATTGCTGATCTTAAGCAAGATAAAAATATTACTATTGCTAAATTAGGTTCTCAAAGCCATGCCATTTTATTTTATGAAAAGCTTGGCTTTACAGTTTATGGTCAGGAGTACATGGATGCAGGCATACCGCATAAAGATATGATGCTTAATTTAAAATAA